GCCAGACGCTCGCGGGTGGCTGCTTCCAGCGACTTCAGGCCGGCACGCTGGCCCAGTTGCAGGGCCTGTTCCGGGCTGGCGTGTTCGTAGCGTGCGTTGACCAGGCCGAGCACGGCACCGGCGCGGTTGCCGGAGGCGCAGTGCAGCAGCACTGGCCCCTGGCTCTGCCGCAGGGCCTGGTGCACGGCGCGCACGTTGGCGGCATCCAGGCCTTCGGCACCGGCCACCGGAATGCGTACATAGCGCAGGCCCAGCGCTTCGGCCTCGCGTGTTTCATCGAAGCCGCGATCTTCATCGGGTTGGCGCAGGTCGATCACCGTGCGCACGCCCTGTGCAGCCAGTTCGCGCAGTTGCGCAGCCGTGGGCTGGCCGCCGGCGTACAGGCCGGGGCGGACTTCAGCAAGGGCGGGGTCCGCAGCCCAGGCCGGCAGAGCGGGGCAGAGCGACAACAACAGCAGGCAGGTCAGGCGCAGCAGCATGGTCTCTCCGGGGATGTGTTCTGCCGCTACAGGCGCAGATTGGCGCGGGCCTTGAGCAGCTCGCGCATCTCGTACTTGTCAGTATCGTCCAGACCCTGTTGTCGCTGCTTGGCGTTAAGGTCGTCGATCCGCTGGAACAGCAGCTGCTTCTCCAGCTGCCCGACCGCGTCATGCAGCTCCACCGTCCACATCGCTTCATCGCCCGCCAGCGTCTGCGCGGCCAAGGTGTGCAGCGAGGCCTGTTCCTCGCGGCCGTCGAAATGCTCCAGCAGGGCGCCGGTACTGATGTCCGGGCGTTGTTCGACCAGCCCCAGCAGTTCCAGCAGCAGCTCCACGCCCGGCAGGCGCAGGCCCTGGAAGTGGTGCTTGCCGCCCAGGGTCAGGGCCAGCGTCGGCTGCTGCAGGAGCACGGCGATTGCGCCGCGCACCAGGCTGCGCTTGGCCACCGGCTGGATCGTGCGCGAGACGGCGCGTTGCGGCATCTGCGGGCGGCCCGCCTGCGCGTTGCCGCCCAGGCCGGTCAGCTGTCCCAGCTGTTGCTTCATCAGGTCGCCAAACGCGCCGTCGGGAATCTGCGCGAGC
This region of Stenotrophomonas lactitubi genomic DNA includes:
- a CDS encoding protein tyrosine phosphatase family protein, which codes for MLLRLTCLLLLSLCPALPAWAADPALAEVRPGLYAGGQPTAAQLRELAAQGVRTVIDLRQPDEDRGFDETREAEALGLRYVRIPVAGAEGLDAANVRAVHQALRQSQGPVLLHCASGNRAGAVLGLVNARYEHASPEQALQLGQRAGLKSLEAATRERLAIPSPTP